From a region of the Fundulus heteroclitus isolate FHET01 unplaced genomic scaffold, MU-UCD_Fhet_4.1 scaffold_28, whole genome shotgun sequence genome:
- the LOC110368377 gene encoding uncharacterized protein LOC110368377: MAHSDLTGEQKESYVNKEMNKFKRTTVPKLLTAEDMDQAETAIIKYCQAHDTPTHPAGLVPHSVSREEETPTDGVRAPRPGQGTGYRHRVMQWGYSRVSRRRRKFVLLAEAPEKKFALLVGDSNLQAIVDGFVTMPKSTFSLGVLSSPGASADELRREVLDTVLPRTPDVICLLAPSNNLSSSTTYQEAGRDFDSLLHTISNLCANVVVLDFPPRLIVEEREQALLRQEYSRVATKRSVRYLPVTEHFPLSHLDMWSRDGVHLSDAPGMEVLAKLLWAAVSTQLQLSAPVSESLALSAFPPLSACPPVSLPACPPVSLPACPPVSLPACPPVSLPACPPVSLPACPPVSLPACPPVSLPACPPVSLPACPPVSLPACPPVSLPACPPVSLPACPPVSLPACPPVSLPACPPVSLPACPPVSLPACPPVSLPACPPVSLPACPPVSLPACPPVSLPACPPVSVSDFPPLSVSPSCTVPASPSSVSVMRPVPASPHVSARHPFPRLVVDGKGPGQSASHPFHGTVVGGGQKASVLEPCVRGPPVLSVRATHSQADKRYDKFSRNHQCTCMALTFLAYHNEGLEFNTMLLDRVIMKGDKLYVATKRQLLMNRTFEDNHLTFEEMPRNVMTERNLYEVHTTGLRVGRVFAPSESPQRSRQMALSLGEELRSENVTHAFLLVTPECIAIFRDRDGRFGVFDSHSRNFAGLPQPYGTAIMMTFSNRTTMLKHLQRLFQNRGPNATYEFVPVGFVRNNGNNDLPQDLTFQNVSLRPTHANPTVRKPESALNEDKMPPWLKEMDNVFEEVSPTAKASQPVGKPKILMKRKCLHG, translated from the exons ATGGCACACTCTGACCTCACAGGAGAGCAAAAGGAGTCCTATGTGAACAAGGAAATGAACAAGTTTAAAAGAACCACTGTACCCAAACTACTCACAGCGGAAGACATGGACCAGGCTGAAACGGCTATCATCAA ATATTGCCAAG CCCACGACACCCCAACCCACCCCGCAGGCCTGGTCCCCCACTCAGTCTCCAGAGAAGAAG AAACCCCTACTGATGGCGTTCGGGCCCCCAGACCAG GTCAAGGGACAGGGTATCGGCATCGTGTCATGCAGTGGGGCTATTCACGCGTATCCAGGCGTAGGCGTAAGTTCGTGCTCCTAGCCGAGGCTCCAGAGAAAAag tttgctCTATTGGTTGGCGATTCCAATTTGCAAGCTATTGTGGATGGGTTTGTCACCATGCCAAAGAGTACTTTCTCCTTAGGGGTGCTGTCTTCTCCTGGAGCATCTGCAGACGAGTTGCGACGTGAGGTACTGGATACGGTTCTGCCTCGGACCCCAGACGTCATCTGTCTTCTGGCGCCCAGCAACAACTTGAGTTCTAGCACGACCTACCAGGAGGCGGGACGGGACTTCGACTCTTTGTTGCATACCATAAGCAACCTCTGTGCTAAT GTGGTTGTTTTGGACTTCCCACCACGGCTCATCGTCGAGGAGAGGGAGCAGGCACTCCTGCGACAGGAGTACAGCCGTGTAGCAACCAAGAGAA GTGTTCGGTACCTACCGGTCACTGAGCACTTCCCTCTCAGCCATCTGGACATGTGGAGTAGGGATGGT GTTCATCTGAGTGACGCACctgggatggaggttcttgCTAAGTTGCTGTGGGCTGCTGTCTCCACACAACTTCAGTTAAGTGCGCCTGTGTCTGAGTCTCTAGCTCTGTCTGCTTTTCCACCTCTATCGGCTTGTCCCCCTGTGTCGTTGCCTGCTTGTCCGCCCGTGTCGTTGCCTGCTTGTCCGCCCGTGTCGTTGCCTGCTTGTCCCCCCGTGTCGTTGCCTGCTTGTCCCCCCGTGTCGTTGCCTGCTTGTCCGCCCGTGTCGTTGCCTGCTTGTCCCCCCGTGTCGTTGCCTGCTTGTCCGCCCGTGTCGTTGCCTGCTTGTCCCCCCGTGTCGTTGCCTGCTTGTCCGCCCGTGTCGTTGCCTGCTTGTCCGCCCGTGTCGTTGCCTGCTTGTCCCCCCGTGTCGTTGCCTGCTTGTCCGCCCGTGTCGTTGCCTGCTTGTCCGCCCGTGTCGTTGCCTGCTTGTCCGCCCGTGTCGTTGCCTGCTTGTCCCCCCGTGTCGTTGCCTGCTTGTCCCCCCGTGTCGTTGCCTGCTTGTCCGCCCGTGTCGTTGCCTGCTTGTCCCCCCGTGTCGTTGCCTGCTTGTCCCCCCGTCTCAGTGTCTGATTTTCCACCTCTGTCTGTCTCACCTTCATGCACCGTCCCTGCGTCACCCTCTTCTGTCTCTGTTATGCGCCCTGTGCCTGCTTCTCCCCATGTCTCGGCCAGACATCCCTTCCCCAGGCTTGTTGTGGACGGCAAGGGGCCTGGTCAGAGTGCTTCACACCCCTTCCACGGAACTGTCGTCGGTGGTGGCCAGAAG GCTTCTGTGTTGGAACCCTGTGTCAGAGGTCCACCTGTCCTGTCTGTGAGGGCTACACATTCCCAAGccgacaaaagatatgataagtTTTCACGCAATCACCAGTGCACATGCATGGCTCTAACATTTTTAGCTTACCACAATGAGGGGTTAGAGTTTAACACAATGTTACTAGACAGAGTGATCATGAAAGGTGATAAACTTTATGTTGCCACTAAACGACAGCTATTGATGAATAGAACTTTTGAAGATAACCACTTAACGTTTGAAGAGATGCCTAGGAATGTAATGACAGAGAGAAACCTTTATGAAGTACACACAACAGGTTTAAGGGTTGGTCGAGTCTTTGCTCCTTCTGAAAGCCCTCAAAGGTCTCGGCAAATGGCTTTGTCTCTTGGTGAAGAACTGCGGTCAGAAAATGTCACCCATGCATTTCTTCTGGTGACTCCAGAATGCATTGCAATTTTCAGGGACAGAGATGGCAGGTTTGGAGTTTTTGATTCCCACTCAAGAAACTTTGCAGGTCTGCCCCAACCCTATGGCACTGCAATAATGATGACTTTCAGCAACCGAACTACCATGCTGAAACATCTGCAACGGCTGTTTCAAAACCGTGGCCCGAATGCCACCTATGAGTTTGTACCAGTGGGTTTTGTCAGGAATAATGGTAATAATGACCTTCCTCAGGACTtgacatttcaaaatgtttcacttCGCCCCACACATGCAAATCCAACTGTCAGAAAACCAGAGAGTGCTTTGAATGAAGACAAAATGCCTCCATGGTTGAAAGAAATGGACAACGTTTTTGAGGAAGTTAGTCCAACAGCCAAAGCAAGTCAACCTGTTGGAAAACCAAAGATTTTGATGAAGAGGAAATGTCTCCATGGTTGA